A window of Euwallacea fornicatus isolate EFF26 chromosome 25, ASM4011564v1, whole genome shotgun sequence contains these coding sequences:
- the LOC136346882 gene encoding uncharacterized protein, whose protein sequence is MVCNGCELSLKDFIVMLSDRRQFVDFLINHGLLVKYSYCKTCKNRLEININSLLFTCGRKYKKSKKVKKCALKKMQKEERFPRQQFTMKELKCNSNTVVKWSSYCRELCIQWVLKNSEKIGGVGKIVEIDEAKFGKRKFNRGRRIQGKLISGGFERDTKRVFLVPVENRTSQTLLQIIKEWIHPGTTIVSDCWRAYDVLKNEEYQHLQINHSLQYVDSNDPQIHTQNVERIWRDIRGGIPRYGRKEPYFVGYLAEFLFKRSFPLLSDIHYFSIEIAKGHASILVD, encoded by the exons ATGGTTTGTAACGGTTGTGAATTATCGTTAAAAGATTTTATCGTAATGTTAAGTGATAGAAGGCAATTCgtggattttttaataaatcacgGACTGTTAGTGAAATATAGCTATTgcaaaacttgtaaaaatcgattagaaattaacataaatagTTTATTGTTTACTTGTGGCcgaaaatacaagaaaagtaaaaaagttaagaagtgtgccttaaaaaaaatgcaaaaagagGAAC GATTTCCTCGAcaacaatttacaatgaaagAGCTTAAATGCAATTCCAATACTGTTGTAAAGTGGTCATCATATTGCAGAGAACTGTGTATTCAGTGGGTacttaaaaattcagaaaaaattggtggagttggaaaaattgtggaaataGATGAAGCAAAGTTTGGGAAGCGAAAATTCAATAGAGGACGCAGGATTCAAGGAAAATTGATCTCTGGTGGGTTCGAGAGAGATACTAAGAGAGTTTTTCTAGTTCCAGTTGAAAATAGGACCTCACAAACTTTGCtccaaattattaaagaatggATACATCCTGGAACCACTATTGTATCGGATTGTTGGAGAGCAtatgatgttttaaaaaatgaagaatatcAGCACTTGCAAATTAATCACTCCCTTCAGTATGTTGATTCTAATGATCCGCAAATTCACACTCAGAATGTAGAGCGTATATGGAGAGATATCCGTGGTGGAATTCCCAGATATGGAAGAAAAGAGCCCTATTTTGTTGGATATCTAgcagaatttttgtttaaacggtcatttcctttattaagcgacattcattatttctctattgaaattgcaaa GGGCCACGCTAGTATTTTAGTCGATTAA
- the LOC136346957 gene encoding uncharacterized protein isoform X2 translates to MNSNLAIIRNSNQDKVIKRALSRKTIDPVERWLGGFFDWHRKQWKWAASGKPLSYKGFDRFVNQDEKDLQWSCIVIDPVLEYRWNTRSCLEEKHYICQKKTSTAASNMSKNKLHHQYNTKNLNEIPVPGTSSTLVPLKTSQKIQHASDPFHVHIYPLTEGNQAGFSYKKKKRANRKKKKNLHSSPISQFSNGTLHENNVSALVAQSDQPYRRRRIKVRQDEENKQNFKMYYTTYKEGGHAHPLHPNTIVEEYNIVKSVESSRK, encoded by the exons atcCGGTCGAAAGATGGTTGGGCGGTTTCTTTGACTGGCATCGAAAACAATGGAAATGGGCGGCCTCAGGGAAGCCCTTGAGCTACAAAGGCTTCGATAGATTCGTAAATCAGGATGAAAAGGACCTACAGTGGAGTTGCATTGTAATCGATCCAGTTTTAGAGTATCG GTGGAATACACGCAGTTGCCTGGAAGAAAAACATTACATATGCCAAAAGAAAACCTCCACAGCAGCTAGTAATATGTCGAAAAACAAGCTGCATCACCAATACAATACGAAAAACCTAAACGAAATTCCTGTACCGGGTACCTCCAGTACTCTTGTTCCACTTAAAACCAGCCAGAAAATACAACACGCCTCAGATCCTTTTCACGTGCACATTTACCCTCTGACAGAGGGTAATCAAGCAGGATTCAGTTACAAGAAAAAGAAACGGGCGAAtcggaaaaagaagaaaaacttACACTCCTCACCAATATCGCAGTTTTCTAATGGTACCTTACATGAGAATAATGTATCAGCTTTAGTGGCTCAAAGTGATCAGCCTTATAGAAGAAGGAGGATCAAAG TGAGACAAGACgaagaaaacaaacaaaactttaaaatgtaCTACACAACTTACAAAGAAGGCGGACATGCACATCCGTTGCATCCAAATACAATTGTGGAAGAATACAATATTGTAAAATCCGTCGAAAgttcaagaaaataa